The following proteins come from a genomic window of Paenibacillus sp. CAA11:
- a CDS encoding outer membrane protein assembly factor BamB family protein, translating to MNYSKLLNHKKIGSVLLASAVVLSATAVPYSAVNAKAATAATQKQSNSNVQTLKPVWEKNIGKANSAQISYTFSKGIIYYNAGTSLAAADMKTGKTKWTYKATPSSAPVVNSGYVFFTDNTGRLHKVNAKTGKSTWTGKVYGAPKSGKAYKPNGVYYLDKMMIVNDSYGLTAYDINTGKLKWKSEAEGNSGYNIEIMNGLILASSPVSGAITTNYLYGIDAYTGKVEWTYKGDFKKVLQTSPNLYIAKNNNGIDDGYALTIDVLEQATGKVLKTLEYQPVQFVESESAQLVENTASNYYFVKRAQEGGSILGVVPHNAANHSAAVTSYKYDSEITGIEVAESYNTIVISLADGRLVLKNTKTGKDTVTKYSSKISRFDILYNTIAIGLADGRMVVKNIKTGKDAASYKLGSGNFLETMHNESNRLIVQTGSKLYLVPLPAGLKL from the coding sequence ATGAATTATTCGAAGTTACTTAACCACAAGAAAATAGGTTCCGTACTCTTGGCATCCGCAGTCGTGCTGTCCGCCACGGCCGTTCCTTACTCTGCCGTCAACGCTAAAGCAGCTACTGCAGCCACACAGAAGCAAAGTAATAGCAATGTACAGACACTTAAGCCCGTATGGGAAAAGAACATAGGCAAAGCAAACAGTGCGCAAATCAGCTACACTTTCTCCAAAGGGATCATCTATTACAATGCGGGAACATCTCTGGCTGCAGCAGATATGAAGACAGGGAAAACCAAATGGACCTATAAAGCGACCCCATCCTCAGCACCCGTTGTAAATTCCGGCTATGTATTCTTTACAGACAATACGGGTCGACTCCACAAAGTAAACGCCAAAACAGGGAAGAGCACATGGACTGGCAAGGTATACGGTGCTCCAAAGAGTGGCAAGGCATATAAGCCGAATGGCGTATACTACCTGGATAAGATGATGATCGTTAACGATTCATACGGCTTGACCGCTTACGACATCAACACAGGGAAGCTCAAATGGAAATCCGAAGCCGAAGGAAATTCCGGTTATAACATTGAGATTATGAACGGTCTGATTTTGGCCAGTTCCCCAGTCAGCGGTGCCATTACTACCAACTATTTGTATGGTATTGACGCGTATACAGGCAAGGTAGAATGGACTTATAAAGGCGACTTCAAAAAAGTGCTACAAACTAGTCCAAATTTGTATATCGCCAAAAATAACAACGGTATAGACGATGGATACGCCCTCACGATCGATGTACTTGAACAAGCCACAGGCAAGGTGTTGAAAACGCTGGAGTATCAGCCCGTTCAATTTGTCGAGAGTGAATCGGCCCAACTGGTTGAGAACACGGCGAGCAATTATTATTTCGTGAAGCGTGCACAAGAAGGCGGAAGCATTCTAGGGGTCGTGCCGCATAACGCAGCTAACCACTCTGCCGCCGTGACTTCGTATAAATACGATTCAGAAATTACCGGAATTGAAGTCGCAGAAAGCTATAATACCATCGTCATTAGTTTGGCTGACGGACGGCTCGTCTTAAAAAACACTAAAACAGGTAAAGATACAGTTACCAAATACAGTTCTAAAATCAGCCGGTTCGATATTCTATATAACACGATCGCGATCGGGCTGGCAGACGGACGAATGGTTGTGAAAAATATCAAGACAGGCAAGGATGCTGCGAGCTACAAACTGGGCTCCGGAAACTTCCTTGAGACCATGCACAACGAGAGTAACAGACTGATTGTCCAAACTGGCAGCAAACTTTACCTTGTTCCACTTCCGGCAGGTTTGAAATTATAA
- a CDS encoding sigma-70 family RNA polymerase sigma factor, producing the protein MLEQQVQQAQQGKQAAFNWLNREFTPLGMITAYRRLNDYYLAEDAVQEAWTEVYQHLAKLKEPGAFPSWYLTIVRRQCNRLLRKKQLAVAMGEDALDRPVMRLNPAEIALQNELKATVHRYIGSLPEKLGNAVLLFHIFGYSLAETAAHLEIPLSTLKKRLYDARNKLKISLPAADLLALPELIEQGGRQSMLHIVNGDVVAEKLRDGRIKGEILVWRELYTEGPHFSPSEPVKNLKERGRYLEQELGIPMSIYEEGCRSQEQVLQQFVEEQKGGIILWFEYDLFDQTMLMLLLHKLEGLGTTSGKQLPIHLLSIGEYPGIEPFHGFGQLSSDQLMKLSGTWTQLGPEDLQAGRLIWEAYISSDPLSLQLLLDQQPGKLPFSEQAFRFHLSRFPSVYNGLGIVEQTLLSEIAKGTVQLLELFRKASDKLRWLGFSDLQAARELTLLAKLPSPLIEIQGNPEPPKFGSTQGQHSFWQTEVSLTSLGELILQGKRDAVEVRGINKYLGGVHLISDGPMWRWDDQAGCLRTQA; encoded by the coding sequence TTGCTGGAGCAGCAGGTGCAACAAGCACAGCAAGGGAAGCAAGCTGCCTTCAATTGGCTAAACCGGGAGTTCACTCCCCTGGGAATGATTACAGCTTATCGTCGTTTGAACGATTATTATTTGGCGGAGGATGCGGTTCAGGAGGCATGGACCGAAGTCTACCAGCATTTAGCCAAGTTAAAGGAGCCAGGAGCATTCCCTTCCTGGTATTTGACCATTGTAAGAAGGCAGTGTAATCGACTACTGCGCAAGAAGCAGCTGGCTGTAGCCATGGGAGAAGATGCTTTGGATCGCCCGGTCATGCGTTTAAATCCGGCCGAGATCGCGTTGCAAAATGAGCTTAAGGCAACGGTTCACCGCTATATCGGCTCTTTGCCTGAAAAGCTGGGAAATGCCGTCTTGTTATTTCATATTTTCGGTTATTCGCTAGCTGAGACTGCTGCCCATCTGGAGATCCCTTTATCTACGCTCAAGAAAAGACTCTATGACGCCAGGAATAAGCTCAAGATCAGCCTGCCGGCGGCAGACTTGTTAGCGTTGCCTGAGCTCATTGAACAAGGAGGCCGACAAAGCATGCTTCACATTGTAAATGGAGATGTAGTTGCTGAGAAATTGCGTGATGGGAGGATCAAGGGGGAGATTCTCGTCTGGCGGGAATTGTACACCGAGGGCCCGCATTTTTCTCCATCTGAGCCTGTGAAGAATCTGAAGGAACGCGGAAGATATCTGGAGCAAGAGCTCGGTATCCCAATGTCTATATATGAAGAGGGATGCAGAAGCCAGGAGCAGGTCTTGCAGCAATTTGTTGAGGAGCAGAAGGGGGGGATTATCCTTTGGTTCGAATATGATTTGTTCGATCAGACCATGCTGATGTTACTACTGCACAAGCTGGAAGGGTTGGGCACCACCTCAGGCAAGCAACTACCGATTCATCTTCTGTCGATAGGTGAATATCCTGGAATCGAGCCTTTTCACGGGTTTGGACAGCTGTCCTCTGATCAGCTGATGAAGCTATCGGGTACCTGGACACAGCTAGGCCCGGAGGACCTGCAGGCAGGGCGCCTTATTTGGGAGGCTTATATCTCTTCCGATCCGTTGTCCCTTCAATTATTGCTTGATCAACAGCCTGGGAAGCTTCCTTTCAGCGAGCAAGCCTTCCGGTTTCATCTATCCAGATTCCCCTCGGTCTACAACGGACTCGGTATTGTCGAACAGACTTTATTGAGTGAAATCGCGAAGGGTACAGTGCAGCTTTTGGAGCTGTTCAGGAAAGCCAGTGACAAGCTGCGTTGGCTGGGATTCTCAGATTTACAGGCGGCCCGCGAGCTGACACTTCTGGCTAAGCTTCCGAGCCCCTTAATAGAAATTCAAGGTAATCCTGAACCGCCGAAGTTTGGTTCAACCCAAGGACAGCACTCATTCTGGCAAACAGAAGTCTCTTTAACATCTTTAGGGGAGTTGATTCTGCAAGGGAAAAGAGATGCAGTTGAAGTGCGGGGAATCAATAAGTATCTGGGCGGCGTTCATCTTATCTCGGATGGACCTATGTGGAGATGGGATGATCAAGCAGGCTGCTTAAGGACACAAGCTTAA
- a CDS encoding outer membrane protein assembly factor BamB family protein: MLPRTPYKQFKVIGAIAISTGLILSGLNFPASAAPITSYSGHLGNSYSDRTKVLTPKWQTSVDYVADGPMSAAADNGMVFYTLQNKLTAANVNTGKVVWSSSSKRISNLIASNNAVFYVDSTGTLLKLNGQTGKVGWTVKSAIAVKADIDVQVFLQSGTLYVVGFNQFAAYDVQSGKKKWQIKPRSTYGFDLSGVHDGVVLTSALVDENPANQYAAYDAATGKLLWTLAEGHSGILEYRSGTIYTLKEGTSSGKGYAATIDQIDVKTGKILSSYSYIPVKDVVNQSARQVVIDGTTIYIVQELSDSNSRVSEFVLGQDPAKQTPKVTEGRGLWLAGVYKGLHFYEDNDQLVARKVNSDDYTPFLGPNNPINRLDLIGNGAYVGLTDGQFYLTNALTGKVTGKIKTAARSFGTTLVEKNTVIIQAENKLIAVQLPVGLQ, encoded by the coding sequence ATGTTGCCACGAACACCTTATAAGCAATTTAAGGTCATAGGAGCCATTGCAATTTCTACGGGCCTGATCCTTTCTGGATTGAACTTCCCCGCCTCCGCTGCTCCTATCACTTCTTATTCCGGACATCTTGGGAACAGCTATTCTGATCGAACCAAGGTATTGACCCCGAAATGGCAGACCTCTGTCGATTATGTAGCTGACGGACCGATGAGTGCAGCCGCGGATAACGGAATGGTATTTTATACGCTACAAAATAAGCTGACTGCAGCAAATGTCAATACCGGCAAAGTGGTGTGGTCCTCCTCTTCGAAGAGAATATCCAACCTCATTGCCAGCAATAATGCAGTGTTCTATGTGGACAGTACGGGTACGCTCCTGAAGCTGAACGGTCAAACCGGTAAGGTCGGATGGACAGTCAAATCGGCTATAGCTGTCAAAGCAGATATAGATGTACAAGTCTTTTTACAATCTGGAACTTTATATGTAGTTGGCTTCAATCAGTTTGCTGCCTATGATGTACAGTCTGGCAAGAAAAAGTGGCAGATCAAGCCGCGCAGTACATACGGTTTTGATTTGAGCGGCGTCCATGACGGCGTGGTGCTGACTTCAGCACTGGTGGACGAGAATCCGGCCAATCAATATGCCGCCTACGATGCGGCCACCGGTAAACTGCTCTGGACCCTTGCAGAGGGACACTCGGGAATATTGGAATACCGCAGCGGAACAATTTATACACTTAAGGAAGGAACAAGCAGCGGTAAAGGCTATGCGGCTACCATCGATCAAATTGATGTAAAAACAGGAAAGATTCTCTCCTCTTATTCTTATATCCCTGTAAAGGATGTTGTGAACCAAAGCGCTCGTCAAGTCGTCATTGATGGTACTACCATTTATATTGTACAAGAGTTATCAGATTCAAATAGTAGAGTTAGCGAATTTGTCCTGGGACAAGATCCCGCCAAGCAAACCCCGAAAGTTACAGAAGGACGAGGGTTATGGCTGGCTGGTGTGTATAAAGGCCTGCACTTCTACGAAGACAACGATCAGCTCGTTGCACGCAAGGTTAACTCAGATGACTACACTCCATTCTTGGGCCCCAACAATCCCATTAACCGCTTGGACCTCATCGGGAATGGAGCCTACGTTGGTCTTACGGACGGCCAGTTTTATCTGACAAATGCACTAACAGGCAAAGTCACTGGGAAAATTAAAACTGCAGCTCGCAGCTTTGGCACTACGCTGGTAGAGAAGAATACCGTAATCATTCAGGCTGAAAATAAGCTGATTGCCGTTCAGCTTCCCGTCGGTCTTCAATAA
- a CDS encoding sensor histidine kinase, producing the protein MTRERSLSQYWNNLRLKNKLMILYFTAVFFPILLTNTVFYHMTAQNVRNEKMKDLKQALENNKDNFRKILDGIISFSTVIYTDGPLYSALDQTYSSPEDVLTAYNDVLIRSINRFVPLNKQFYNAYLYTDNKTLPSSGMLNSINEQTLQQNWYKAAMDPARSRKWTIYTHSSDEVRSGAAIQRSQSPSTYVSLIRELDFYQLYSNYRKILKIDVLPGYLQNTLFDRSFPGELYLINPRGEVVYTSVESPPDQLEVSVTKGHTSITSPYEGVDYLQGWKMVGVYPDRVMGQSLFESRKFIVLLTCANLLFPSLIILAISQSLNSRLGLLLKGIRRVQNQRFEQLNTPRANDEIGQLTEEFNRMTLRIDGLIQDVYIAELDRRQAQFNALQSQINPHYLYNTLDAIRMSCITKGEHETATMIKLLGRGFRRSLSWGQDFIPIEEELEFVVDYLEIQQFRFGSKLTYELNLDEQAADERIPKMSILPLVENACIHGIEHLETPGFIRISVTHTEQWVLISIQDDGIGMNGARLATLNEQLIHPSYNQEGKHVGLKNVYDRLKWQFGSNFNMSINSQEHVGTEIELWIPHSSNEEVNSMKG; encoded by the coding sequence TTGACTAGAGAGCGCAGTCTAAGTCAATATTGGAATAATTTGAGACTTAAGAACAAGTTGATGATTCTCTATTTTACAGCCGTGTTTTTTCCGATTCTGCTGACCAATACGGTCTTCTACCACATGACTGCACAAAATGTAAGAAACGAGAAAATGAAAGATCTTAAGCAAGCACTGGAGAACAACAAAGACAACTTTCGCAAAATACTTGATGGCATCATTAGTTTCTCCACTGTAATTTACACGGATGGGCCCCTCTACAGCGCCCTCGATCAAACTTATTCGAGTCCTGAGGATGTGCTTACCGCTTATAATGATGTGCTCATTCGTTCCATCAACCGCTTTGTTCCACTTAACAAGCAATTTTATAATGCTTATTTGTATACGGATAACAAGACACTCCCTTCCTCAGGAATGCTCAATTCCATTAATGAGCAGACCCTGCAGCAGAATTGGTACAAAGCCGCCATGGACCCGGCCCGCAGCCGGAAATGGACCATCTACACTCACTCATCGGATGAAGTACGGTCAGGGGCAGCCATACAACGATCTCAATCGCCGTCTACTTATGTAAGCTTGATCCGCGAACTTGATTTCTACCAATTATATTCCAATTATCGGAAAATACTAAAAATCGATGTGCTCCCAGGCTACCTGCAGAATACCTTGTTTGATCGCTCCTTTCCTGGTGAATTGTATTTGATCAATCCCCGGGGAGAAGTCGTCTATACTTCTGTAGAATCACCTCCTGATCAGTTGGAAGTCTCTGTTACCAAAGGTCATACTTCCATTACAAGTCCATATGAGGGAGTAGATTACCTGCAAGGCTGGAAGATGGTCGGCGTATATCCAGACCGTGTTATGGGTCAAAGTCTGTTTGAGTCTCGTAAATTCATCGTCCTTCTTACCTGTGCCAATCTGCTCTTCCCCAGCCTGATCATCCTGGCGATAAGCCAGTCGCTCAACTCCCGGCTCGGGCTGCTTCTAAAGGGAATTCGAAGGGTTCAGAACCAGCGATTCGAGCAATTGAATACGCCAAGGGCCAATGATGAGATCGGCCAGCTGACCGAGGAATTCAACCGAATGACCCTGCGTATTGACGGCTTAATCCAAGATGTCTATATAGCCGAGCTGGATCGCAGGCAAGCCCAGTTCAATGCATTACAAAGCCAGATTAACCCTCACTACTTGTACAACACGCTGGATGCGATCAGAATGAGCTGTATCACAAAGGGAGAACATGAGACAGCAACGATGATTAAACTGCTTGGACGAGGATTTAGGCGTTCCCTAAGCTGGGGTCAAGACTTCATTCCCATCGAAGAGGAATTGGAATTTGTCGTGGATTATTTGGAAATCCAGCAGTTTCGGTTCGGCTCCAAGCTCACCTATGAGCTCAATCTGGATGAACAGGCAGCTGATGAACGAATTCCGAAGATGAGCATTCTCCCGCTTGTGGAGAACGCCTGCATACATGGAATCGAGCATCTAGAAACGCCCGGCTTCATCCGTATTTCGGTTACTCACACAGAACAATGGGTGCTAATCTCGATACAGGATGACGGAATTGGCATGAATGGAGCGAGGCTAGCTACTCTTAATGAGCAGTTAATTCACCCTAGTTATAACCAGGAAGGAAAACATGTAGGTCTAAAGAATGTGTATGATCGGCTAAAATGGCAGTTCGGAAGCAATTTCAATATGTCTATAAATTCGCAAGAGCATGTAGGAACTGAGATTGAGCTATGGATACCGCACTCCTCCAACGAAGAAGTTAATTCAATGAAGGGATAG
- a CDS encoding tyrosine-type recombinase/integrase, translating to MYEEELEAFLIWMKDAGYTPYTQKSYLGDVREFLSGLSGKPLEKVKRLHIVSYLTSVRERGVSDSTRNRKHASINCFYKALNELEVFEGNPAAGVKKSKTEKNRSPVFLEERELQRFLNSVEGKYRSRNLAIFLLMGYMGLRVGEVHHLNLADLHMEKRLLSVFGKGRKWRTVPVPEPVLPYLKDAIEHRLQPWRSKEEALFISQKGKRLSIRCIQDIASQTFERFQSELPENQRIAYSSHKLRHSFATMLLRRGADLRTVQELLGHSSIQTTTVYTHITNREKEDAMARLEVKL from the coding sequence ATGTATGAAGAAGAGCTTGAGGCATTTCTGATTTGGATGAAAGATGCCGGTTATACTCCATATACACAAAAGTCCTACCTTGGGGACGTTCGAGAGTTTTTAAGCGGATTATCAGGTAAGCCACTAGAGAAGGTCAAGCGTCTTCATATAGTCAGCTACTTAACCTCTGTCCGAGAACGGGGGGTATCCGATAGCACCAGAAATCGTAAGCATGCATCCATTAATTGCTTCTATAAGGCGCTTAATGAGCTTGAAGTCTTTGAAGGAAACCCGGCTGCTGGCGTTAAGAAATCGAAGACTGAGAAGAATAGGTCGCCTGTTTTTCTGGAAGAACGAGAGCTTCAGCGCTTCTTAAACAGTGTGGAGGGAAAGTATAGGTCACGCAATCTGGCGATCTTCCTGCTGATGGGCTATATGGGGCTTCGTGTTGGCGAGGTACATCACTTGAATTTAGCGGATCTCCATATGGAGAAACGGCTGCTCAGTGTGTTTGGAAAAGGGAGGAAGTGGCGTACAGTTCCGGTTCCGGAGCCTGTGCTCCCTTATCTGAAGGATGCGATAGAGCATCGGCTTCAGCCTTGGCGCAGTAAGGAGGAAGCCCTATTTATTTCTCAGAAAGGTAAGAGACTGTCCATTCGGTGCATTCAAGACATCGCATCCCAAACGTTCGAGCGATTCCAGAGCGAACTGCCGGAGAATCAGCGGATCGCATACTCCAGCCATAAGCTGCGGCACTCGTTCGCAACGATGCTCCTGAGACGAGGAGCCGATTTGAGAACAGTCCAAGAACTGCTAGGCCATTCCTCCATTCAGACCACCACCGTATACACACATATCACCAATCGGGAAAAAGAGGATGCAATGGCACGGCTTGAAGTGAAATTGTAA
- a CDS encoding dihydrodipicolinate synthase family protein: MFSGLSAFPLTPLNETGIDEKAFVRLVKRLVSAGVDSIGALGSTGSYAYLSRDERMRVTQLAVENAEGTPVMVGIGALTTHTVLRLAEDAQIAGASAVLLAPVSYQKLTDVEVFSLYETVTRNLSIPLCIYDNPGTTHFQFSDELLGRIAQLPNVSSIKIPGVTLDPEEAKVRIEELRAQIPPHVTIGISGDPFAATGLNAGCEIWYSALGGLFPEPCLSIIRAAQAGDSEDVLQQSAQLNPLWELFRQYGSLRVIAAAAELQEAVDSPCLPLPLQALNGPARQHLCEILKRLKLVD; encoded by the coding sequence ATGTTTTCTGGATTATCTGCTTTTCCGCTTACACCGTTGAACGAAACAGGTATTGATGAAAAGGCATTCGTGCGACTCGTTAAACGCTTGGTCTCAGCGGGAGTGGACTCCATTGGCGCATTGGGTTCAACCGGGAGCTACGCATATCTTTCTCGGGATGAACGAATGCGTGTCACTCAGCTTGCCGTAGAGAATGCCGAAGGAACGCCGGTTATGGTTGGTATTGGGGCACTGACTACTCACACTGTGCTTCGGCTAGCAGAGGATGCACAAATAGCGGGAGCAAGCGCTGTGCTTTTGGCTCCGGTATCGTATCAGAAGCTCACCGACGTGGAGGTTTTTTCGCTTTACGAAACCGTGACGCGTAATCTATCCATACCACTGTGCATTTATGATAATCCGGGTACGACTCATTTTCAATTCAGTGACGAATTACTTGGCCGGATCGCTCAGCTTCCCAATGTCAGTTCCATCAAGATACCGGGAGTCACGCTTGATCCTGAAGAAGCAAAGGTACGGATAGAAGAACTGCGTGCTCAGATTCCACCACATGTGACGATCGGTATAAGCGGCGATCCATTTGCGGCAACAGGCTTGAATGCTGGTTGTGAAATATGGTACTCGGCGCTTGGAGGCTTATTTCCCGAGCCTTGTCTAAGCATCATTCGTGCTGCACAGGCGGGTGATTCAGAGGATGTCCTACAGCAATCCGCACAACTGAATCCATTATGGGAGCTGTTTCGTCAATATGGCAGCCTAAGGGTAATAGCAGCTGCAGCCGAATTACAGGAGGCGGTCGACAGTCCTTGCCTGCCGTTGCCGCTGCAAGCGCTGAACGGGCCAGCTCGACAACACCTCTGTGAGATTCTTAAAAGGTTGAAGCTTGTTGACTAA
- a CDS encoding glycoside hydrolase family 113 has protein sequence MNHIFLKGMTYGWGEKRGAYQTDEAVDSMRKLAETGSEWIALSFWTWQDTIHSTSIYFDYGYTPTDQDIAFAVKQGKQLGLKVCLKPVVNSRDGIWRARIGFPEDAVSYWAAWFESYTNFIKHYAELASELECEMLCIGCEMIMTESRTQQWRALISQVRELYTGPIIYNANHGKEDGIEWLDAVDLIGTSAYYPVATAPGESYENMLAAWNKQKPHLKALSERFNKPVVFMEIGCRSALGCATMPWDFEHTDLPFSESEQANFYRSALEAFWDEPWFAGYFWWDWRTKLYSREEAAQNVGFDIYGKAAEQILRSYYKHPAIR, from the coding sequence ATGAATCATATTTTTTTAAAGGGAATGACCTATGGCTGGGGAGAGAAGCGCGGAGCCTATCAGACTGACGAGGCTGTTGATTCAATGAGGAAGCTGGCCGAGACAGGCAGCGAGTGGATTGCTTTATCGTTCTGGACCTGGCAGGATACCATTCATTCAACAAGCATTTATTTCGATTATGGATACACTCCGACGGACCAGGATATAGCCTTTGCAGTGAAGCAAGGCAAGCAATTGGGTTTGAAAGTATGCTTGAAGCCTGTAGTGAATTCAAGAGATGGCATTTGGAGAGCTCGGATCGGTTTTCCGGAAGACGCGGTCTCCTATTGGGCCGCATGGTTTGAATCTTACACGAATTTCATCAAGCATTATGCTGAGCTTGCCAGCGAGCTCGAATGTGAGATGTTGTGTATTGGCTGTGAGATGATTATGACAGAATCAAGGACTCAGCAGTGGCGGGCATTGATCAGTCAGGTAAGGGAGCTCTATACAGGGCCGATCATTTACAATGCCAATCATGGCAAAGAAGATGGAATCGAGTGGCTGGATGCCGTGGACTTGATCGGTACGAGCGCATACTATCCTGTAGCCACAGCTCCGGGGGAAAGCTATGAGAATATGCTTGCTGCCTGGAATAAACAAAAACCGCATTTGAAGGCGTTATCGGAGCGCTTTAATAAACCTGTCGTGTTCATGGAGATCGGCTGCCGCAGTGCTCTTGGCTGTGCCACGATGCCTTGGGATTTCGAGCATACCGATCTTCCGTTCTCTGAGAGCGAGCAAGCTAACTTTTACCGGTCTGCCCTGGAAGCCTTCTGGGATGAGCCTTGGTTTGCCGGCTATTTCTGGTGGGATTGGCGCACAAAGCTCTATAGTAGAGAAGAGGCGGCGCAGAATGTTGGCTTTGACATTTACGGTAAAGCAGCCGAGCAGATTCTTAGAAGTTATTATAAGCATCCAGCAATAAGATAG
- a CDS encoding response regulator transcription factor has translation MEDEPRMREGLKKIIAWEEHGFLLCNEAENGRQALQLIKAEKPELVITDIRLPGVSGLELMKEITEVQDTCFVVISGYDDFDYVKTALVCGAVDYILKPIEEEQLISALHRVKKRLGKELLKLPQESVGNVEDPIESVKQYVKEHFYEQITMKELAGKMYLHPFYLGQLFRKSTGLYFNDYVHQIRIEEAKQRLIKSACKIADIAATVGYNDTDYFVQQFKKNTGCTPSAYRKQSSQQ, from the coding sequence GTGGAAGATGAACCGAGAATGCGGGAAGGCTTGAAGAAGATTATTGCGTGGGAAGAACATGGATTTCTCTTATGCAATGAAGCCGAGAATGGAAGACAGGCACTTCAATTAATCAAGGCCGAGAAGCCGGAGCTGGTCATTACGGATATACGGCTTCCTGGCGTAAGTGGCCTTGAGCTTATGAAGGAAATCACAGAGGTGCAGGATACCTGTTTTGTTGTGATCTCAGGTTATGATGATTTTGACTATGTCAAAACTGCCTTGGTCTGCGGAGCCGTGGATTACATCTTGAAGCCCATAGAGGAAGAGCAGCTGATCAGCGCTTTGCATCGTGTTAAGAAACGGCTTGGCAAGGAATTGCTTAAGCTGCCGCAAGAATCTGTTGGGAACGTCGAAGATCCTATCGAATCCGTGAAGCAATATGTCAAGGAGCACTTTTATGAGCAGATTACGATGAAGGAGCTTGCCGGGAAAATGTACCTGCATCCTTTCTATCTCGGACAGCTGTTTAGAAAGTCAACGGGGTTGTACTTCAATGACTATGTCCATCAAATCAGGATTGAAGAAGCCAAGCAAAGACTGATAAAATCAGCTTGTAAAATTGCCGACATAGCAGCTACGGTCGGATACAATGACACGGATTATTTTGTCCAGCAATTTAAAAAGAACACAGGCTGCACGCCATCGGCTTACCGTAAGCAGAGTTCGCAGCAATAA